One part of the Algibacter sp. L1A34 genome encodes these proteins:
- a CDS encoding threonine/serine exporter ThrE family protein has translation MSDSKKFQQTADLLFEISSLLMVSGANTSRINISIDRFASVLNFDVQSWISQKTIIMTLTDEVTKQSTTKVYNLPPHALSYLIISEISKSSWTAIHENWSLEEIEAEIKRIKELEKYPKIVVLFAVSFAIAGFCNLFKGDYLNMLVAFISAFVGLFVAQQAHRLKYNMYIRIFLASLVASLIASIGMVFNIGANPQTAVATSILFLVPGVTLINSFTDLLEGNILNGVVRFAMGAMTVLAIATGLFIAMYVFSINKI, from the coding sequence ATGTCTGATTCTAAAAAGTTTCAACAAACAGCAGATTTGCTTTTTGAAATTTCATCACTTTTGATGGTTTCGGGAGCAAATACTAGTAGAATTAATATTAGCATAGATCGATTTGCTTCAGTTTTAAATTTTGATGTTCAAAGTTGGATTAGTCAAAAAACGATTATAATGACATTAACAGATGAAGTAACTAAACAGAGTACTACAAAAGTTTATAATTTGCCACCTCATGCTTTAAGTTATCTTATCATTTCTGAAATTAGTAAGTCCAGTTGGACGGCTATTCATGAAAATTGGTCTTTAGAAGAAATTGAAGCAGAAATTAAACGGATTAAAGAACTTGAAAAGTACCCTAAAATAGTTGTGCTATTTGCTGTTAGTTTTGCTATTGCTGGGTTTTGTAACCTTTTTAAAGGGGATTATCTAAACATGTTAGTTGCTTTTATAAGTGCATTTGTAGGGTTGTTTGTTGCTCAGCAAGCACATAGGTTAAAGTACAATATGTATATACGGATTTTCTTGGCGTCCTTAGTTGCTTCTTTAATAGCTTCTATAGGTATGGTGTTTAATATAGGAGCAAACCCTCAAACGGCGGTAGCGACTTCCATACTCTTTCTTGTACCTGGAGTAACACTTATTAACTCCTTTACAGATTTACTTGAAGGGAATATTTTAAACGGTGTTGTTAGATTTGCGATGGGAGCAATGACTGTTTTGGCCATTGCTACTGGGCTTTTTATTGCTATGTATGTTTTTTCAATTAATAAAATATGA